The stretch of DNA ACCGGGACGACGAGCCCGCGTTCGGTCTGCGCGGCGAAGCCGAGGTGAACGGCGTCCAGCCGGACGATCTCCCTGGCCTCCATGTCGACCCGCGAGTTGAGCTCGGGATGGCGGGCGAGCGCGGCCGTGCAGATCCGGGCCAGCAGCGCGAGCACGGAGATCTTCTGTCCCCCGGCCGCGTTCATGGCGGCCCGGGCGCGCATCAGCTCCGTGGCGTCGGCGTCCACCCAGCAGGTCGCGTCCGGAATCTCCCGGCGGCTGCGGGACAACTTGTCGGCGACGGCTCCGCGCACCCCCTTGAGCGGAACGCGGGAGCCGGAGGACTGCGCCGGCCCGGCCGCGGGCGCGGTCGCGGGAGCCGCCGGTGCGCCGGCACCGCGGCCCCGTGCCGCGTCGGCCCTGAGCACGTCCTCGACGTCCGCGCGCAGGATCAGCCCCTCGGGCCCGGAGCCCGACAGCTGCCGCAGGTCCACGCCGTTCTCCCGCGCGAGGCGGCGCACGAGCGGCGAGATGACGGGGACGGGACCGTCGGCGGACCGCTCGGCCACCGCGGTCGCGTGGGCCGCCGACGGAACGCCCGCCGTACGCGCGGACCCGTTGGCGGCCGGTGCCGCGGCCACGACGGGCGCCGCCGCTTCCACGCCACCACTCGTGTCGCGCGAGCCCGACGCCATCGGTGCCGGGCGCACCCTGCGGCGGCGCGCCGGAGGCGCCCCCGTGCCGTAGCCGACCAGGACGTTGCCGGAGCCCTCGGTGTCGTCGGCCGCGGCACTCGCGGCACCGGCGTCCTGCTCCCCGACCGCCACCGTCAGCAGCGGCGCTCCCACGGGCAGTTCCGTGCCCTCCTCGCCGAAGCGGGCGGTGACCACGCCGGCGTAGGGGCAGGGCACCTCGACCATCGCCTTGGCCGTCTCGACCTCGACGACAGGCTGGTCGATGGCGACCACGTCACCCACCTCGACCAGCCAGCGGACGACCTCCGCCTCGGTGAGCCCCTCCCCGAGGTCGGGGAGCCTGAACTCCAGCACCTGTGCCATCAGCTCCCCGCCTCCCACTGCAGACGCGCCACGGCGTCCAGGATCCGGTCGACGCCGGGCAGGTGGTGCCGCTCCAGCATCGGCGGCGGGTAGGGGAGGTCGAACCCGGCCACGCGCAGCACCGGTGCCTCCAGGTGGTGGAAGCAGCGCTCCGTGACACGGGCGGCGATCTCCCCGCCCGGGCCGCCGAACCCGCCCGACTCGTGCACGACGACCGCGCGTCCGGTGCGCCGCACCGACGCGCACACCGTCTCGTCGTCGAACGGCACCAGCGAGCGCAGGTCGACGACCTCCAGCTCCCAGCCCTCGGCCCGCGCCGCCTCGGCGGCTTCGAGGCAGACGGGCACGGACGGGCCGTACGTGATCAGCGTGGCGCTCCTGCCGGTGCGCCGCACCACCGCGCGGCCCACCGGCTCGACGGTCTGCGGGTCGTCCGGGTTCCAGGTGTCCTTCGACCAGTACAGCCGCTTGGGCTCCAGGAAGACGACCGGGTCGTCGGAGTCGATGGCGGCCCGCAGCAGCCCGTAGGCGTCGGCGACGGTCGCGGGCGTGACGACATGGAGCCCCGGAGTCGCCATGTAGTACGCCTCGGAGGAGTCGCTGTGGTGCTCCACACCGCCGATGCCGCCGCCGTAGGGGATGCGGATGGTGATCGGCAGGGGCATTTTGCCGCGGGTGCGGTTGCGCATCTTCGCGACATGGCTGGCCAGCTGCTCGAACGCCGGGTAGGCGAAGGCGTCGAACTGCATCTCGACCACCGGGCGCAGCCCGTACATGGCCATGCCGACGGCGGTGCCGAGAATGCCGGCCTCGGCCAGCGGGGTGTCCGTGCAGCGGTCCTCGCCGAACTCCTTGGCGAGGCCGTCGGTGATGCGGAAGACGCCGCCGAGGGGGCCGACGTCCTCGCCCATGACGTGCACGGTGGGGTCGGCGGCCATCGCGTCGCGCAGCGCGCGCGTGAGGGCCTGGGCCATGGTGGCCGGCTTGAGTGCGACGGTGGTCATCGGGCCGTACCCTCCTCCGACTCGGCCTGGAGCTCGGCGACCAGCTGGGCGCGCTGTTCGCGCAGCTGCGGGGTCGGCTCCGCGTACACGTGGGCGAACAGGTCCATGGGGTCGAGCGGAGCGTCCTGGTTCATGCGCTCGCGCAGCCGGGCGGCCATCGCCTCGGCGTCCTCGCGGGCGGCGCGGACGCCGTCCTCGTCGAGCAGGCCGCGCCCGGTCAGCTCCCGCTCCAACAACTGGATCGGGTCGTGCTCGCGCCAGGCCTCGACCTCGGCGTCGCCGCGGTAGCGGGTGGCGTCGTCGGCGTTGGTGTGGGCGTCGATGCGGTAGGTCACCGCCTCGATCAGGGTGGGCCCGCCTCCCGCGCGCGCCTGTCGCACGGCGTCGGCGAGCACCTCGTGCACGGCGGCGGCGTCGTTGCCGTCGACCAGGCGGCCCGGCATGCCGTACCCGACGGCCTTGTGGGCCAGGGACGGTGCCGCGGTCTGCTTGGCGAGCGGGACGGAGATCGCGAAGCCGTTGTTCTGCACGAGGAAGACGACGGGGGCCTGCCAGACGGCGGCGAAGTTCAGCGCCTCGTGGAAGTCGCCCTCGCTGGTGCCGCCGTCGCCGATCATCGCCAGCGCGACCACGTCGTCGCCCTTGAGGCGGGCGGCGTGGGCGAGGCCGACGGCGTGCGGCAGCTGGGTGGCCAGCGGCGTCGACAGCGGTGCGACACGGTGCTCGTAGGGGTCGTAGCCGGTGTGCCAGTCGCCGCGCAGCAGCGTCAGGGCCTCGACGGGGTCGACGCCGCGGGCCACGACGGCGAGCGTGTCGCGGTAGCTGGGGAAGAGCCAGTCGCGCTCCTCCAGGGCGAGCGCCGCGGCGACCTCGCAAGCCTCCTGGCCGGTGCTGGAGGGGTAGACCGCCAGGCGGCCCTGCTTGGTCAGGGCGGTGGCCTGCGTGTTGTAACGGCGGCCCAGGACCAGCTGCGCGTACAGACGGCGCAGCAGCTCCGGATCGGCCTTCGCGGCCGCCTCCGTCCCCAGGACGCGGTAGGGCTCCGCGTCGGGCAGCAGCGGCGCGGGGTCGGTACGGGGCTGCCAGGCGGGCGGCGGCGATGGCCGGTACGCGCCCCGCTGCTCCATGACCGTCATGACGGCACCTCCTCGTGGGAGCGGCTACGAGGGGCGCGTCGGCTGTGACGCGCCCCACCTACCGATTGTTCGGTCGTCGGCACATTTTGGCTACAGGCGGGCCCAGGCTGTGGACAAACGGTTCTCCACAACCTGAGATGGACGCACTACGTCCACGAGGGAAAGGCGGGGGGACATGGCACCTGAACAAATGGCCGAGGAGCCGGACGGCGCCGTGCCGCCACCGCGTCCGCTGGACGCCATCGACCAGGACATCCTGCGCATGCTCCAGACGGACGGGCGCGCGTCGATACGGTCGGTCGCCGAACAGGTCCACGTCTCGCGTGCCAACGCCTACGCCCGGATCAACCGGCTCATCGAGGACGGCGTCATCCGCGGCTTCGGCGCCCGCGTCGACCACGAACGGGCGGGGCACGGCACATCCGCGTACATCACGCTGAAGATCGTGCAGAACACCTGGCGCACGGTGCGCGAGCAGCTCAGACAGCTGCCCGGCGCCCACCACATCGCGCTGGTCGGCGGCGACTTCGACGTCCTGCTGCTGGTGCACACCCCGGACAACCGGGCGCTGCGTGAGCTGGTCCTCACCCGGCTCCAGGCCATCCCCGAGGTGCTCAGCACGCGCACGCTGCTGGTGTTCGAGGAGGAGGACCTGGAGCCGCAGGGGTGAGGCGGTGCGGGGGTCAGTCCTTGCGCAGCCCCGAGAAGACCAGCCGCGTCACCGCGTCGGCCACCTCGCGCTCCCCCATGCCGCGCCCGTCGGGCCGGTACCACTCCACGATCGAGTTGATCATCCCGAAGACGAGCCGGGTCGCCAGCCGCACCTCCACGTCGGCGCGCACGTCCCCCTCCTCGGCCGACGCCCTCAGCAGATCGGCCACCCGGTGGTCGAAGTCGCGGCGCCGCTCCAGCGCCCAGCGCTCGGTCTCGGTGTTGCCGCGCACGCGCAGCAGCAGCGTCACATAGGGCAGTTCGGTGATGAGCACCTCGACCATGCGCCGCACCACGTGCTCCAGGCGCTCGACGGCGCGCCCCGTGCGCGCGTGCTCCTCGTCGAGGATCCCGAACAGCTCGTCCAGCGCCCGGCTGACCGCCCGGCGCAGCAGCTCCTCCTTGCCGGCGACGTGGTGGTAGATCGACGACTTGGAGATGCCGGCCGCCCGGGACAGGTGCTCCATGGAGGTGCCGTCGTAGCCGCGTTCGATGAAGACCTGAACGGCCACGGACAGCAGCGTCTCCGGGGTGTACGTGTCGCGCCTGGCGGTGGTCATGAGGTGCCCTCCCGCTTGTCGGTGGCGTAGGCGTGGCGGTGGAGCGCGAGCGACGGCGCGTAGCGGCCGGACGGATCGCACTCGTGCAGGTTGTCCAGCAGGGACCAGGCCCAGGTGCCGCCGAGCCTGCGGCTCCACTCGAAGGGCCCGAGCGGGTAGTTGACGCCCAGGCGCATCGCGGTGTCGATGTCCTCCTCGGTGGCCACCCCCTTGGCGACGGCGTCGTGCGCCAGGTCGACGATCCGGGCGACCGTGCTGGCGACGATCATGCCGGGGACGTCCCCGATGACGCTGACCTTCTTGCCGAGCGCCTGGAACAGGCCGGTGGCCTCGGCGACGGTCCGCGGCGAGGTGTCCTGGGAGGCGGACAGGGCGATCCGCGTGGCCGCGCGGTAGTCGAGGGCGAGGTCGAAGCAGACCGCGTCCCGGAACTCCACCGAGGTCTGCCCGTCGGCGAGGACCAGCCGGCCACCGCCCGGCAGCACCAGGCGGGTGCCGTGGTCCTCGTTCTCCTCGCGCACCTGGATGCCCGCCTCCCTGATCAGGGCGAGCAGGTCCGAGGCGGGCCCGAGGCCGCCCTCGGCGACCACGTACGCGGGCGGCGCCTCCTGTTCCGCGGTGTGCGGCTCGGGGCGCTCGGCGCCCTCGCGGTAGTCGTACCAGCCCCGGCCGCTCTTCCTGCCGTGCCGGCCGGACTCGACCAGACGGCGCTGGGCCAGCGAGGGGGTGAACCGCACGTCCTGGAAGAACGACCGCCACACCGAGTGGGTGACCGACTCGTTGACGTCCTGCCCGATGAGGTCGGTCAGTTCGAAGGCCCCCATCCGGAAGCCGCCCGACTCGCGCAGGACCGCGTCGATGGTGGCGGGGTCGGCGCCCTGGGACTCGTACACCGCGAAGGCCTCGGCGTAGAAGGGCCGGGCGATGCGGTTGACGATGAAGCCGGGGGTGTCCGCGCAGGCCACGGGGGTCTTGCCCCAGGCGCGGGCCGTCTCGTACGCGCGCGTGGCCGACGTGACGTCGGTGGCGAACCCGGAGACCACCTCGACCAGCGGCATCAGCGGGGCCGGGTTGAAGAAGTGCAGGCCCACGAGGCGGCCCGGGACGCGGAGCGCGCCGCCGACGGCCGTCACCGACAGGGAGGAGGTGTTGGTGGCGAGCAGGCAGTCGTCGCCGACGACGACCTCCAACTCCTTCAGCAGTTCCTGCTTGACGTCGAGCCGCTCCAGGACGGCCTCGACGACCAGCGCGCAGTCGGCGAGTTCGGTCAGGCCGTCGGCGGCCAGGAGCCGGGCGCGGGCCGCGTCCCGCTCGGCGCCGGTCAGCCGGTCCTTCTCGACGAGCCGGTCGAGCCGGGCGCCGATCGCGGCGGCCGCCTCCCGGGCCCGCCCGGGCACGGCGTCGTACAGGCGTACGGTGTGACCCGCGACCAGCGCGACCTGGGCTATGCCCTGGCCCATGGTGCCGGTGCCGACGACGGCCACCGGACTGCTGAGGTCGAGTGCTGTCATGTGCGCGATCCTCCCGCACGGCGCTGTCCACGGATGCGGCGGACCCCTTGTACCGACCGATCGTTCGGTTACTCTAACTCTGACCGCCTGTTCCTGCCCATGGCCGTGACCATGGAGATGCCAGATCACGGGCTCGACGAGGAGCTCTTGAGACGAGGAGTTGGTCCCGCATGGCCGCCGAACTGACCGCACACGAGCTGATCGCCAGGCATCGGCCCACCCTGGACCAGGCGCTGGAGGCGATCCGCACCCGCGCGTACTGGTCGCCCCACCCCGAGCACCCCAAGGCCTACGGGGAGAACGGCAGCCTCGACGCGGCCGCCGGCAAGGCCGCCTTCGACGCCGTCCTGGGCACCCGCCTCGACCTCGGCCAGCCCGGCACGGACGACTGGGTGGGCGGCGAGGTCTCGCCGTACGGCATCGAACTGGGCGTGAGCTACCCGCACGCGGACATCGACGTCCTGCTGCCCGCCATGAAGGCCGGCCAGCGGGCGTGGCGGGACGCGGGCGCGGAGGCGCGCGCCGTGGTGTGCGTGGAGATCCTCAAGCGGATCAGCGACCGGACGCACGAGTTCGCGCACGCGGTCATGCACACCTCCGGCCAGGCCTTCATGATGGCGTTCCAGGCGGGCGGCCCGCACGCCCAGGACCGCGGCCTGGAGGCGGTGGCGTACGCGTACGTGGAGCAGGTGCGCACCCCCGACACCGCCGAGTGGACCAAGCCGCAGGGCAAGCGCGACCCGCTCGCCCTCACCAAGCGGTTCACCGCCGTCCCGCGCGGGATCGCGCTGGTCATCGGCTGCAACACCTTCCCGACCTGGAACGGCTTCCCGGGCCTGTTCGCCTCCCTCGCCACCGGCAACGCCGTCCTGGTCAAGCCGCACCCGCGCGCGGTGCTGCCGCTCGCGCTCACGGTGAGGACCGCCCGCGAGGTGCTCGCCGAGGCCGGCTTCGACCCGAACCTGATCGCGCTCGCCGCCGAACGTCCCGGCGAGGGCATCGCCAAGACGCTCGCCACCCGCCCCGAGATCAGGATCATCGACTACACCGGCTCGACGTCGTTCGGCGACTGGCTGGAGGCCAACGCCCGCCAGGCGCAGGTCTACACGGAGAAGGCCGGCGTCAACACGGTGCTCGTGGAGTCCACCGGGAACTACAAGGGGATGCTCGCCAACCTGGCCTTCTCGCTGTCCCTCTACAGCGGCCAGATGTGCACCACCCCGCAGAACCTGCTGATCCCCCGCGACGGCATCCGCACCGACGAGGGACCCAAGTCCTTCGACGAGGTGGCGGCCGACCTCGCCAAGGCCGTGGACGGCCTCCTCGGCGACGACGCCCGCGCCAACGCGCTGCTCGGCGCGATCGTCAACCCGGACGTCAAGGCCCGCCTGGAGGCCGCCGCGGGCCTCGGCGAGGTCGCCCTCGCCTCCCGCGAGATCACCAACCCGGACTTCCCCGGCGCGGTCGTCCGCTCGCCGGTGATCGTGAAGCTGGACGGCGCCAAGCCGGACGCCGAGGCCGCCTACATGAACGAGTGCTTCGGCCCCGTCTCCTTCGCCGTCGCCGTCGACTCGGCCGCCGACGCGGTGGAGCTGCTGCGTCGCACGATCCGCGACAAGGGCGCGATGACGGTGGGCGCGTACACGACCGACGAGGAGGTCGAGCAGGCGGTGCAGGAGGTGTGCCTGGAGGAGGCCGCCCAGCTGTCGCTGAACCTCACCGGCGGGGTGTACGTCAACCAGACCGCCGCCTTCTCCGACTTCCACGGCTCCGGCGGCAACCCGGCGGCCAACGCGGCCCTCACCGACGGCGCGTTCGTCGCCAACCGCTTCCGCGTGGTGGAGGTCCGCCGGGAGGCGTAGGTCCCTCAGTCCCTCAGGATGCGGCCGCGCCCCCGGTGGCGCTCCAGTGGTACAGCGTCATCGCCACACTGGTGGCGAGGTTGTAACTGGAGACCTGGGGGCGCATCGGCAGCGCCACCAGATGGTCGGTGCGCGCGCGCAGGTCGGCCGACAGGCCGCTGCGCTCGGAGCCGAAGGCGAGCACGGCGTCGTCGGGCAGTTTCACCCCGCGGATGTCCTCGCCCTCCGGATCGAGCGCGAACAGCGGCCCGCGGGGCAGCTCGTCGACGTCCAGCCGCTCCACGGCGGTCGCGAAGTGCAGCCCCGCCCCGCCGCGCACCACCGTCGGGTGCCAGGGGTCCAGGGTGCCCGTGGTGACCACTCCGGTCGCCCCGAAACCGGCGGCCAGGCGGATCACCGCCCCCGCGTTGCCCAGGTTGCGCGGCTGGTCCAGGACGACGACCGGCGCGCTGCGGGGCGAGTGCGCCAGCGCCCGCAGATTGGCCTCGCGGGACGGCCGTACGGCGAGGGCCGCCACGGCCGTGGGATGCGGGCGCGGCACGAGGGAGGCGTACGTCTCCCGCGGCACCTCGTTCAGCAGGGCGTCCAGCGTGTCCCGTACGTCGGGGGCCAGCTCGTCGGCGAGGGCGAGCGCCGCGTGCCGGTCGGCGGTGACAGCCACCGGCACCTCGGCCCCGAAGCGCAGGGCGTGCTTGAGGGCGTGGAAGCCGTCGAGCAGCACGGTGCCGCCGGCCAGCCGGTGCCAGTCGCGTACGGGGTCGCTCATGCCGGGAAGCCTACGCGGGCGGGCCCGGCGTCCTCCGGGGAGCGCGGGTCCTTCTCCTGGGGCCGGTCCCCGCCCCGCCGCAGTCGCGCACGCGCGCGTGCCGCGAGGCCGCCCAGGCGGCGCAGGAAGGGCGTCGGCAGGAACACCGAGTCCGCCGCGATCATCGCCAGGGAGAAGAACGGCAGCCCCAGCACGACCGCGATCACGGCGTGCTCGGCCATCATGACCGCCAGCAGGACGTTCTTCACCCGCCGGTTGAACAGCGTGAACGGGAACGCGACCTGCGCCATCACCGTCCCGTAGGTCACCAGCATCACCATCGTGCCGCTGGCGGCCAGCAGACCGGCCAGGGCCGGCCAGGGCGAGAAGTAGTCCAGGTGGAGCGGGTAGTAGACGGCGGTGCCGTCCTGCCAGCGCGAGCCCTGGACCTTGTACCAGCCGGCCGTGGCGTAGATCAGGCAGGCCTCGGCCATGATCACGAGCAGGGCGCCGTTGTGGACGATGTCGGCGACGACGTTCAGCAGCATCCGCGGCTGCGCCGAGCGCGCCCGGCGCCCGGCCGCCCACCACAGGGCCAGGCCCAGCCAGACCGTCCACAGGAGGACGGGCACGAACACCTCGCCCTGTATCCGGCCCGCCGCCGTGATCACGGCCAGGAACAGCCCCAGCACGCTCCACAGGGCGGGACCGGCCCGGTCGGGGACCCGCTCCCCGCGCGCGTGTGCCGCCCGTACCCGCGCGGCCCGGCGCGCGTCGAGCGACCAGACCTGGCCGCAGCGGGTGAACACCAGGTACAGCGACATCAGGTGCAGCACGTTGTCGCCGCCGTCGCCCACGAAGACGCTGCGGTTCTGCAGGGAGAGCACGCCGACCATGAAGAGCACGGACGTGGTGCGGGTGCGCCAGCCCAGCGCGAGCAGCAGGCTCGCCAGCACGGCCAGCGCGTAGCACGTCTCGAACCAGAGGTCGCCGCGGAACCACAGCAGGGCCGTGAAGGCGCCGTTGTCCGAGGTCAGCTGCTGGGCCAGGTTCCAGCTCCACGGGCCGTCGGGGCCGTAGAGCTCGTGGCGGTGGGGGAACTCGCGCAGCAGGAACAGCAGCCAGGTCAGCGAGAAGCCGATGCGTATGACGGCGGTCTGGTAGGGGCCGAGGGCCGTCTCGGTGACCCTCGCGATCCCGCGCGAGACCGAGAGCGCGAGGCGGTTCACCGTACGCCTCCCCGGGTCTCGCCGGCCGGCACCGTCCACCACTGCAGCGAGCGGTAGGACGGCTTGCCTGTCGGCTTCTCGTTGCTCCACGGGGGCGGGGGCACGTTGCTGGTGCGGCTGCGGATCTGGACGCGTTCGAGGACGCCGCCCGCGCCGGCCGCGTCCCCGCGTTCCAGACGCAGCACCGCGATACGGCGCAGGTACTGCTCGGCCAGGGTGCCGCGCAGGCCCACCGGCCGGTTGTCGGCGTCGTGGGCGGCGCCGTAGAAGTCCCAGGCGCGGCGCAGTTCGTTCTGCTGGGTGTGGCTGGGCAGCAGATTGCCCTCGATGGCCCGGCCGTCCTCGGCGGACAGGTCGTACCAGCCGGTGGTACGGGTGCCGCCGTCCGCCGTGCGGACCTCCGCGCGCACCTGGACGGCGACGTTCTGCTGGAGCGGGTTCGGCGCGAACAGCTTCCAGTTCTGCTCGAACTCCGGGTAGACCCACCCGTCGACGGCCTCGGCGTGCTCCCTGTTCACCGTGTTCGACGGCGTGACATGCAGGAACACCATCCCGAGATGCACACACACCACGACGGCGACCACCGCGAGCACCAGCACCGCACCCACCTGATGCGGCAGGGACAAGGCAGCGACACCACCACGAGACGCCGACCCGCCGGGAGCGGGGGCGGAGGCAGGTACGGGGGCAGGAGCAGGTATGGGGTCTGGAGCGGTGCCAGGAGCAGGGGCGGGGGCAGATATGGGAGCGGGAGCCGCGAGCGCGGCGGGCCCAGGACCGGGGCCGGGGCCGGGGCCGGGGCCAGGGCCAGGAGCGAAACCGGGGCCAGGACCGGGGCCGGGGTCGGGGTCGGGTGCGGGACCGGTGCTGGAGTCGAAAGCCGGGCCGCGACCGGGGGCAGAACCGGGGCCAGGAGTAAGGCCGAGGTCAGGAGCGGGACCGGTGTCTGGAGCGGTGTCAGGACCGGGAGTGGGAGCGGGACCGGGGCTGAGGTCGGGAGAGGGGCCAGGAGCGGGGCTGGAGTCGGAAGCCGGAACTGCGGCCGGGCCGCGACCAGGACCAGGAGCGGGACCGGTGCCAGAACCGGGAACAGTGCCGGTGCCAGGACCAGGAACCGTGCCGGGGGCTGAGCGGGGAGCAGGAACCGGGACGGGCGTGGGGGCCAGGGCTTTCTCGTCCGGCCTGTCAGCGGACCCGGCGTTCTCGTCCGGGCCTGCAGCGGACTGCGGCCCGTCAGCGGACCCGAGGGAGGTCCGGGAGCCCTCGTCCGGCCGGGCGCCCGGGCGGCTGGGGGCACGTGAGGCGGTCGAGTCGTCGTCGTGCGCGTTCATCCCGCCCCGTTTCCGATCCCGGTCCGTCCTGCGGCCGCCACCCGGCCGCGGGGCGCCGTACCGCCCGCGCGCACCACTTCCCGGCGCCGCACCGGAACGGTACTCAGGGCCGCCCTCCGGGCACACCCCCGGGGCGTACCGGGCGCCGCGCCGGACTGAACCGGCAGTCGTCCGAAGGCCGTCCGGCAGTCGTCCGGCGGAGGGGGCCACCCTACGGCGGTCCGCCGCAACATGGAATCGGCCGGGCACACGGGATCAGTCGGCCGTCCGGCCGCGCCCATCCTCCCCAGCCCACCACACTTCTGACGCCCTGCCAGAAACATTTCGGCACTGGGGAGTCCAGGGCCCCGCCCCGGTGTCACACCACCTGGCCGGGACGCCCCTCGTCGGTCACGACGGGCCGCCCCGAGGCGGCCCACACCTGCATGCCGCCGTCGACGTTCACCGCGTCGACGCCCTGCTGGACCAGGTACATCGCGACCTGCGCCGACCGCCCGCCGGAGCGGCAGATCACATGGATCCGCCCGTCCTGGGGCGCCGTCCCGGTCAGTTCGCCGTACCGGGCCACGAACTCGCTGAGGGGAATGTGCAGCGCCCCCTCGGCGTGACCCGCCCGCCACTCGTCGTCCTCGCGGACGTCCAGCAGGAAGTCGCCGTCCTCGAGGTCCTGGACCCCGACCGTGGGCACACCAGCTCCGAAATGCATGCGTCGACGCTACCCGAAGCGCACCGGAGGGTTCCGGTCCGGACCGGCACGGATCCGGCACGGATCCGGCACGGATCCGGCACCCGGCCAGTCACGGGTGACGCAGGTCACGCGGGAGCAGGCAGGTCACACGGGGAGGGCCACGCGAGTCACGCGCGTCACTCCTGGCTCAGCAGCTCGGCCAGTTCCGCCTCGCGCTCCGCGACCTCCTTGCGCAGCTGCTCGGCGATCTCGTCGAGGAGGCGGTCGGGATCGTCGGGGGCCAGCCGGAGCATCCCGGCGATCGCGCCGTCCTCCAGCCCCTTGGCGACCACCGTGAGCAGCTCCTTGCGCCGGGCGAGCCATTCGAGGCGGGCGTAGAGCTCCTCGCTGCGGCTCGGCCCCTGCTCCTTGGGCTTCGGGCCCGCCGCCCACTCCGCGCCCAGCTCCCGCAGCTGGTCCTCGTCGCCGCGCGCGTAGGCGGCGTTGACCCGGCTGAGGAAGTCCTCGCGCCGCTTGCGCTCGTCGTCCTCCTGCGCCAGGTCGGGGTGGGCCTTGCGGGCCAGCTCGCGGTACAGGCGGCGGGCCTCCTCGCTGGGGCGCACCCGCTGCGGGGGCCGCACGGGCTCGTCGGTGAGCATCGCGACGGCCTCCGGGTACAGACCGTTGGAGTCCATCCAGCCGTTCAGCAGCTCCTCGACCCCGGGGATCGGCTGCAGATCGGCCCGCGCCTCCCGCGCCTTGCGCAGGTCCTCGGGGTCACCGGTGCGCGCGGCCCTGGCCTCGGCCGTCAGCGCCTTCAGCTCCTCCAGCCGGGCGTAGAGCGGTCCGAGTCTCTGCTCGTGCAGCCGGGCGAAGTTCTCGACCTCCACCCGGAAGGTCTCCACCGCGATCTCGTAGTCGATGAGCGCCTGTTCGGCGGCCCGTACGGCCCGCTCCAACCGCTCCTCGGGCCGCGCAGAGGCGCCCTCGGACGTCGCCCGGTCCGCCCCGGCGACGTCACCCTGTTCAGCTTCCGGGGTCGTCACCCGACCAGACTAGCGCCGCACGGGCCGGGCCCCGCCCACCGCCGCGACGACCGTGCCCCGTCCCCAACGCCCCCTGTCCGCCGGGCCGCCCACAACGCCGGACAGCGAGACGCTACGGCATCTCCTCGGGCACGAACGGCGCGATGACCGTCGGCGGCGGTCCCACCGGAGCAGGCCCCTGCTTCAAGCCGAACTCACCGCCGCACACGGCCCTGGTGACGCCCGGCACCCCTGCCGACCGTCACGGCCATGTCTTCGGCCACATCTGCGTCCCGCTGTCCGGCGTCCCGCTCGGCTCCTGGCAGGCCGACGACGTCGACGCCCACGGCATAGGGGGATACGCCTTGCGGGGCTCCCAGTTCACGGACTCCGCCGGCGCGTACGCGCCGAGCAAGATCGTGCCGGGCCTCCACCCCGGCCGCACCCGGCACCTCCACGTCAAGGCACAGGCGCCCGGCCGTCCGGCACTCACCACCCGGCCGTACTAACGGCACCGACGCCCTCTTCGACCCGGCCCTGCTGACGAACGTCCGCGGACGGCACACAACAGGTCCCCATGCGTGAGATACCTCACGCTCCGGGTCCCGTTGCCCATCGGCCGAGTTGTGCGATGGCCCACATGTGCCGGCACAACGAGAAACGGGCCCCCGCCGTGACTTCCGTCACTGGCGGAGACCCGTTTCATCGGTATCTCATGGTGCGCGAGGGGGGAGTTGAACCCCCACGCCCTTGCGGGCACTGGAACCTGAATCCAGCGCGTCTGCCTATTCCGCCACCCGCGCATTGGGTGTGTCCTCCGGCTCCGCCCCCCTGGGGGGCTGGCGCCTTCCGACATGCAGAACATTAGCACGCCCCGAAGGGTGGATTCACATCGCTTTTCCAGGGCAGGGGCCCCGCCCCGG from Streptomyces sp. 6-11-2 encodes:
- a CDS encoding dihydrolipoamide acetyltransferase family protein, coding for MAQVLEFRLPDLGEGLTEAEVVRWLVEVGDVVAIDQPVVEVETAKAMVEVPCPYAGVVTARFGEEGTELPVGAPLLTVAVGEQDAGAASAAADDTEGSGNVLVGYGTGAPPARRRRVRPAPMASGSRDTSGGVEAAAPVVAAAPAANGSARTAGVPSAAHATAVAERSADGPVPVISPLVRRLARENGVDLRQLSGSGPEGLILRADVEDVLRADAARGRGAGAPAAPATAPAAGPAQSSGSRVPLKGVRGAVADKLSRSRREIPDATCWVDADATELMRARAAMNAAGGQKISVLALLARICTAALARHPELNSRVDMEAREIVRLDAVHLGFAAQTERGLVVPVVRDAHTRDAESLTAEFARLTEAARAGTLTPAELTGGTFTLNNYGVFGVDGSTPIINHPEAAMLGVGRIVPKPWVHEGELAVRQVVQLSLTFDHRVCDGGTAGGFLRYVADCVEQPAVLLRTL
- a CDS encoding 3-hydroxyacyl-CoA dehydrogenase, with the protein product MTALDLSSPVAVVGTGTMGQGIAQVALVAGHTVRLYDAVPGRAREAAAAIGARLDRLVEKDRLTGAERDAARARLLAADGLTELADCALVVEAVLERLDVKQELLKELEVVVGDDCLLATNTSSLSVTAVGGALRVPGRLVGLHFFNPAPLMPLVEVVSGFATDVTSATRAYETARAWGKTPVACADTPGFIVNRIARPFYAEAFAVYESQGADPATIDAVLRESGGFRMGAFELTDLIGQDVNESVTHSVWRSFFQDVRFTPSLAQRRLVESGRHGRKSGRGWYDYREGAERPEPHTAEQEAPPAYVVAEGGLGPASDLLALIREAGIQVREENEDHGTRLVLPGGGRLVLADGQTSVEFRDAVCFDLALDYRAATRIALSASQDTSPRTVAEATGLFQALGKKVSVIGDVPGMIVASTVARIVDLAHDAVAKGVATEEDIDTAMRLGVNYPLGPFEWSRRLGGTWAWSLLDNLHECDPSGRYAPSLALHRHAYATDKREGTS
- a CDS encoding alpha-ketoacid dehydrogenase subunit beta → MTTVALKPATMAQALTRALRDAMAADPTVHVMGEDVGPLGGVFRITDGLAKEFGEDRCTDTPLAEAGILGTAVGMAMYGLRPVVEMQFDAFAYPAFEQLASHVAKMRNRTRGKMPLPITIRIPYGGGIGGVEHHSDSSEAYYMATPGLHVVTPATVADAYGLLRAAIDSDDPVVFLEPKRLYWSKDTWNPDDPQTVEPVGRAVVRRTGRSATLITYGPSVPVCLEAAEAARAEGWELEVVDLRSLVPFDDETVCASVRRTGRAVVVHESGGFGGPGGEIAARVTERCFHHLEAPVLRVAGFDLPYPPPMLERHHLPGVDRILDAVARLQWEAGS
- a CDS encoding TetR/AcrR family transcriptional regulator, whose product is MTTARRDTYTPETLLSVAVQVFIERGYDGTSMEHLSRAAGISKSSIYHHVAGKEELLRRAVSRALDELFGILDEEHARTGRAVERLEHVVRRMVEVLITELPYVTLLLRVRGNTETERWALERRRDFDHRVADLLRASAEEGDVRADVEVRLATRLVFGMINSIVEWYRPDGRGMGEREVADAVTRLVFSGLRKD
- the pdhA gene encoding pyruvate dehydrogenase (acetyl-transferring) E1 component subunit alpha is translated as MTVMEQRGAYRPSPPPAWQPRTDPAPLLPDAEPYRVLGTEAAAKADPELLRRLYAQLVLGRRYNTQATALTKQGRLAVYPSSTGQEACEVAAALALEERDWLFPSYRDTLAVVARGVDPVEALTLLRGDWHTGYDPYEHRVAPLSTPLATQLPHAVGLAHAARLKGDDVVALAMIGDGGTSEGDFHEALNFAAVWQAPVVFLVQNNGFAISVPLAKQTAAPSLAHKAVGYGMPGRLVDGNDAAAVHEVLADAVRQARAGGGPTLIEAVTYRIDAHTNADDATRYRGDAEVEAWREHDPIQLLERELTGRGLLDEDGVRAAREDAEAMAARLRERMNQDAPLDPMDLFAHVYAEPTPQLREQRAQLVAELQAESEEGTAR
- a CDS encoding Lrp/AsnC family transcriptional regulator; this encodes MAEEPDGAVPPPRPLDAIDQDILRMLQTDGRASIRSVAEQVHVSRANAYARINRLIEDGVIRGFGARVDHERAGHGTSAYITLKIVQNTWRTVREQLRQLPGAHHIALVGGDFDVLLLVHTPDNRALRELVLTRLQAIPEVLSTRTLLVFEEEDLEPQG